TATTTGACCAACTCTATAACCTAGATCACCTATACTATGAGATTCATCCATAACTAAATTTATTCTTCCAAGAATTGAGCCAGTTTCATTTTTAATTAAATAGAATCTAGAACCTTTTTGTGTTTGTTCTTCAATTAACTTTTTATGTCTCGCTTTAAATATCTCCGGTTTATAATAATCGTCTCCACGAGAAGGTACAGATCTTTCGAAAAAATCTCTATTTTCAAGTTCGAACTGATATAGATCTTCTGCATCAGACACATTAATTCTCTCAATGAATACTTCCATATTTAAATCACCATTTTCTGTTTTCAAATTTGTTCTTTATTTTAAGGAGAGACTACTGGTGGTTTCTTCGTATTATTTTTTTGAATAGGACCAAAACCAATTTCAGGAGGGACTACTAAATAGGAAATCCGCTGCTTTTTCAGGTTCTTGGCTATTCTCTTTCTTTTTTAAAAAAATCAATCTATGTCTTTCTATTCATTTATATAATCAATAGCCTCTTGAATGTAACTTTGTAATGGTTGTCTAGTATCTATAACAAGGTACTTGCTGTCAGAAGGGTGTTTACTATTTTGAATAGCAGATTTGAAAACTTCTTCTGATTTCACCTTTTGTATTTGACTTATCTTATTTTTCCGTTTGCTTAACCTATCATTTATTTCATTAATGTCATCTAAGAAGCACTCAATATATTTATATTTCACATTATGCTTCTTCGATATATTCAATCCCTTTTCTAGTCCTTCAACATAGAAACACGGACTATCTAGTATTACACTGGTTTCACCCTGAAATAAGTGGAAATCAATTAAAGCCCATTCGATATTGTATGATATTATTCCGGCATTTATTGTATCAATTGTATTTGCTTCAGGTGTCTCCATTAAAGCAGATTTTACTATGTCATGATCAATTATGATTGCTCCAGTATTCTTAGCTAATTCCCTAGCAAGTGTAGATTTTCCTGAACCTGGAAAACCTGCCATTTGAACGAAAAACATACCCTTACCTCAATTCATTATCTAGTAATCAATTTCTTTACCTTCCTAGCCCCTTACTACTAAACAGACAGGAAAAAGAGTTGAACTTAAAAAGTATTACTGATCATTACGCACATAATCAACCTATAATTGGTGTTATCCTTTCAGATAATAGATTATCAATTATTACTCTATGTTCAGAGAAAATGTTTTCAGGTATATCATCTAATGAAAAGAACTGATTTTGAAGTGACTCATGATTTTCTTCAACTAATATTCCATCAAAATGATGACATTTAAAACAAACTTGTACTAAAGCAACTTGATCTCCATTTGGAAATGTTTTGTCTTTATCTGGTCCTGAATAAATTCCAAACAAATCCATGTGACCCAGTTTTAAGCCTGTTTCCTCATACACCTCTCTTTTTGCAGTGTCTTGGACAGACTCATTTAAATCCATAAATCCACCGGGTATACCCCATTCTTCATTGTCTGATCTTAATTGAAGTAATAATCGGCCTTTTTGATCAAATACTAACGCACCAGCAACTACCATTATTACCTTTTCATTACCTACCATTGAACGCAAATGCTCTATATAATCCATAAAAACACCCCATAACACTGTACTATCATTTTTAAGTTTAGTTCTACTTAACGACTTTAGTTCAATAAAAAAGATCATTTCTCCTTAAGCTATCGGTAATCATTGTGAATAGGGTCAAACAAATCATCCTTCGTCTTTCTAACAACAGAAAAATGATCTACATTATGACAATAAACTTCTTCAAGATGTGCTTTACAACAAGGCTGCTCCGTTAGTTAAAAAAGTTTGTGTAATGATTTAGCCCTTTTTTATGGAACTAAACTGCCTTATCTTAGCGAATGAAAAATACTAATAATATGCAATAATTGCCTCGGATTGTATAATAACCGAATATTATTTTTTCAGTCTGCTCTCCAATTGCTCCAACGAATACAAAGCATAGTCTTTAACGTTCTTATTTTTACTTTTAGAAAAGTTATGTAAGACATCTAATAGGTAATTAATCATCTTTTAAGATGCCCTTATTCTCCCCTTCAGCACAGCACGATAGATAAAGGAGTAAATTAAAATGAACTTGTGAATTTTTATGATGCCTCATTTTTTCTACCATATATCGTGTTAGTTCGCTATTCGTTGAAAGGATTTTTGTAAATAAACTATCAATTTCTTTCGGTGTACTCGTTCGTATTGCATCATCTATTTGAACGCAGTAATTATTAATTTCTTGTTCAGAAAGGACACTATTTTGTACGTTACTTTTCTCTTCTTCAATGTTAATAAAAAGTCCTTGGATAAACTCTTCAAAATTACTAGCTAATTTTAATTCTTGGTGGAGTTCGACATCAATAAAAATCACGGATGGATCCGTTTTACTATACCTATAATCAAGTGCAAACCAGGAATGTCCAGCTCCAGATATTAATACAAGGTTCCTGGGTAAATCCCATTCTTGAATTAAATAATCACTATCTAAGATTCCTTTTTCCTTATCTAAACCTATCCCGAAGAAGTGATCAATATTTATATGGTCCTCAGCCCAATCTGTCGGTACATCTGTTGGGAAAGCATTAAATTTAATACTACCACCATTTTGTTGTTTCAAGATATTTATGTATAAATTGGGCAACTTAATTTTCAATTGACCTTCCGCTCTCTTAACTGCCTCTTCTGTTAAGGGCTCCAATTTGCAATAATCATTATCTTCTTGCCAAATATTTTTCATAACAATATCCTCCACATTTAATGAAGCACCTTAAATACTTTTTCATACAACTATTTCATTCAAACTTACTGCCTCAATTTGCATAATGTACTTAATTATTCATCAAGTGCCCCCGTTTGTTAGGTAAACTTAATTTTGTATTAAATTACCCAAGTTCCTAATGCGATAATTGATGTGCCAATAAGAATAACAATGGTTTTTATTAAATTGTACGGGAACTTATTAAAATGTTTAAATAGGAATTCCCACTCTATATATCCTGTAGCCCCTATTGGTGCATCGTTTTCAAAAGCTTCCTTATTCATTCTAAATATTGAAGAATACAATACAAGGCAACCCCACAGAATTAAGAGTCCACCAATAACAATGTTCAATATTCCCATCCTCCTAAGACTAATCAATAAGTTTTTACTCCAGATAACTGCCCATCAGTTAGATATATTAAACAAAAAGAGCGTTAATCCTTTATTAGATCAACGCCCCCGTATGTTTAATATAAGGAAAAATAAATCAGTATCATCTTATTTTCATTGGTATTTTTCGTCAAAATATACCCATCCCCAAAATAAACTGATCGCAAATATAGGAATAAAAAGCGCTATTTCTTGCAACTCTTTAGACCTATTAATTACCATTACAACAGTTATAATTCCTAAGGGTAAGAAGACAATATAATATTTTTTCAATCGTTTTTTAATTTTTATATTATCCATTGTTGCCCCCTTATTATGGAATAAAGCATAGAAGTTATTTTTCTTGGTCACTCTTCTCTTCGGTGTCATCCCATTTGTAACCTGACTTTCCCCAATAATATAAAAATCCAGCTGAAGATAAGATAGTAAGTAATGCTATTATTAAACCCATACAATAATCACAACCTTAATAGTCTACTAAAGTAAAGCCTCCTTCTCATGAAGATAGATACTAGATTAATCATCGTTTAATTAAACGTTAGTATGAGCCGTTAGCAAATTGCTTTTCTGAAATGACTCTTAGTCCATTTCTTTTTAATAACGCTGTAGTAACACCATTACCCAAAACCTTTTTACCGATGAATTCCCCATTATAGATCATAGAACTTCCACAAGATGGACTATTCTCCTTAAGAACTACAATTGTTGCACCTATTTCTATTGCTTTATCTAAGGTAGTATAAGCTCCTTTAATGTATAGTTGGGTTACATCTCTTCCTGATCTATCAATGACTCTCGCCTTCCCGTTTAAGACGTCTTCTCCGTCCCCGCCTACTATTTCAGCAGGTTCTCTTGGGGTTGAAAATCCACAGAGCAATTCAGGACAGATAGTTACGGCTTTGTTCTCGTCAACTAATTTTCTAACATTTCTATCTAAACTATGGTGACCGTCATACCTTACCTCTAACCCAGCTAAACAGGAACTCACTAATATCAAAAGTCGCACCTCTTTTAAATACTCTATATTCGTAATGAAATGGATAATGTATTTCCTTTACTTTAAGTACACACACAGAAAAAGGTTGATAACCTACTTTAGAGTTAAGCCACGATATACATTTATAGTTATTGCATTTAATACAATAGTAACGATGAGAAGAGCTGCTGAAGCAGCCGCTACAGCATACATCGTGTCCATCAGAGCGCCCCAATCCTCAACTAATACCTTGTGGAAAGTATAAAAAATTTGAAAGCATAGCGATATACCACAAGCGCTGAAGCTTATAATAGACATAACAACCCAATCCATATTTTTTTGTTTATTATCACGCATTAGATTAACGATAGGAATTATCCAAGCAATTAATCCAAGCACGAGGCTGCCAATATTAAGCCAACCAAAATCAATCATATTTAATCCTCCTTTGCTGTTTTATCCCATAAGTGCCCCCTTTTCAGGAATTAAACTAATTAAGTAAGGATACCTATATTTTTTTAGAGATAATAAAAAGTTCTGCAAAATCATTAGTGATTTCCTTAAGAGGATCTAATCGTAAATCCTCTTCCATTTTCTCCAAACCATACTCATAGTCTGTATCACTGATTAAAGTTAGAACAGAAATATCTCTGTTTTGAGCATATTGTATGTAATCAGCGACTAATATCTCTTCCTTACGATATTCAATTCTTTTACTAACTTTAAATCCTCTCTTCAAAAGTTCCTGGTAGATAAATTCATCATCCCAAAACCTTTTTAAATCTTCTTCATAGGCTGACGGAAAATACTTATAAACCCACCATTCAGGCATTTTTTGGATAGCAATATTATGTAATTTATATACTCCATCATTCTTCAAAACACGAGCTATTTCATCTAACGCACTGTCTTTGTTTTCGTAATGATGGAATGCATAGTTGTTTGATATGTAGTCCAAAGTGTTAGTTTCAAATGGTATATTTTCAGCATAACCATGTACTAAATTCACATTATTAACTTTCTCACTAGCCTTTTTTAGCATGTCCTTTGAAGCATCTAAGCCGTTCCAAACGATATTTACATTTGAAAACAGCGGCACTTGTTTTGCAAGGTATAAACCAGTTCCACATGATAGATCGAGTACATTATATGAGCCATTATTATGTTGATTTATATATTCTTCTAAGTCGTAATCCTTCTTTACTTCTTGATTTCTATATTGATTTTTATCATACTTATCCGCAATTATAGAGTAATTTGTCTCTTTCATGCCAAACCTCCCTCAAATCAAACTCTATGTTATAGGTTTTACTGTTAGCTTTTTAAAAGAAATGCTCCCATTACTTGAAGAAAAGGTAATTGTTAATAATTATTTTTAACTTTCTTTTCCATGAAGTTTTCTTCACTTATCTCCTGCTTCTCACTAACTAATAATGATTTAAATGCTTCAAAAAGATGTTGTATCTCTTCCACTTTGTTAATTAAGTCAATACTCTTTTGATATTCTTCCTCATCCTTATATTTTGAAATCTCCATCCATTTTGTACTATCATCCTTCCTTTTTAGATAAATAGTATTAAAATCGATATACCTCTATAAATCTCTGAAGCTTTTTCTTGAATGCTTAAATACTCGTCCACTTTATCACTTTGAATATGATATTGATAAACCTTTACAAACATTTTCACCCTCCAATTAATAACAACTTACTTATATATTAAGCAAAAGGAGGCGTAATCCTTTTTAGATATACGCCCCCTTTTCTTGAACAAAGGGCGGCTGCTTGTTCAGCAAACGCCCCAATAAATAAAAGAAGTGCCTCAGACATAAACTATCGCCGCTTGTTGAAGAAGGGTATTAGTCCCTTCACCTCAAATAAATAACTCTTTTTTTCCTAATAGAACATTTTACGAAGGTTACTGTCTAACTTTTATAAGTAAAATAGCTTCTCTTTCCTCTAACAACTCGCCTGTGTTTATGAAGCCAAGTGACTCATAGAATCGAAGTGCCGAATAATTATCTGGCTCTGTTGAAAGGCCAATATAATGACAGTCATCATTCTTTTTGAACATATCTATGACTTGTTGCATGGCCCCTTTCCCGTATCCCTTTCTTTGATAAGAGACATCAATCATAAATCTAGGAATCCAATACTTCCTCTCTTCAATCTCGGTTGGATCAAATTCCGTCATTACAAAACCTATAACTTCATCATCCAAATGTATTGCGTACGGTGTAAAATTGGAATTTACCTTGGACTCTGCAATAGAGTATACATTTGGAGCGATTCGATCAACTTGATCCTCCGCTAACTTTAGGTTTAGACATTTATACATATTTTCCACATTTAATTCCTGAATTGATATTTGAGCCATAAACATTCTCCTTTAGATAAGATTTACTACTAAATTCTCCGAATAAATAAACATACGGAATACCTTAACGGTTTAATTATTGACACTATTTGATAAACTAAGAACTTCTTTTGCAAAAGCACCTTCTAATGATTCAACAGCAGTAATAACAAAAACTAAGCTAAACAAAAAGTACTATTAAGTGCAATTAATAAAACCTATGCACCTAAATTTGATACTCCTTTACCTAGTAATAAAATAGAAGTATATTTCCAGGGTTCTTTCAAGTGTTGCAAATTCATCAAACTTACTCCTAAAATCTCTTTTTATTGCTTTTTTAAAAAAAACAAATAAATAATCTCGTCCCCAAGACATCTGTCTTGGGGACGAGATTATTATCGCGGTGCCACCCCATTTTATTAATATGTCACCATATTAACCTTATTAGGTACGGTAATATAACATTTGCTTATACCCTTCCTCTATAACGGGAGTACCCGTCACACTATACCTTAGAAAAGTTCCAATGTGATGCTCCGAGGCTTGCTTCAGTAAATAAATCCTTACTCCTTTTCACCAACCGGAGCTCTCTGAGAATGATTACCATTACCTACTCTTCTCTTCATCGCATATAAATATTATTTAACATTATCCAATATTCAATCAATTATGTAAATGGTTAATTTAAAATTATTAAAAGACAAATACAATTTATAATTAACTGCCAAGTCAATAAATATCGTTCCTGATACAATTAAAGCGCCCCTATAATGGAATACCATTTTATAAAACTCTAACTTTTTGTTCGATCGTATTTACTATTTCATTAATGGGTAATGTTCCATCAATTATGAGGTCCGAGTTTGGTTTTATTGTATTTTCCATCTTTAAATAAGCAGCTCTACCATGGTTCATATAAAAATTTAAATCATTTTGGATGTTCAATGTTGAGCTATTAGTGCGATCCCTTATAAGTCGCCTAGCCATAGCAATGTCTAATGGTGTGTCTATGTAAATGGATAAATCAATATAGTTCTTTAGGCTATTGTTTTTATAAGCGAATGGATAATCCAGTAATATAAATGGAACGAACTCATCAGCGAATAATAAGGACTCTAAATCTGATATAAGCGGTTTTAAATTCCACTAGTCGTAATCTGTTCCTTCTTCTACCCATTTAATTAAATCATCTGGCGCACCTTCAAAATCATACAAATCAAAGAATAGTGCTCTAGAGTATTTTAGCTTCTCACTTAATTTCGTTGTTACAGTAGTTTTTCCTCCACCTGAAACTGCTGCGATGGAAATCACCTTTGGTTTTACCATTTATTAAAGCCTCCATCTTATCGCTCACTATTAATAAAAGAATTAATCCCATTTGCGTAAAAGAATAAATCGATTATACTAACCAATCTTTAATTAGTTGTTGTACAATATTGCGTTTTTCAATAGTAAGCATATGTCCAGCTTTATCTAAGATAACAAAAGTTGAATTAGGAAACTTGTTGAGAAGAAAATCATAATCTTCATACCCGCAGATATTATCTTGTTTACCAAGAATAACTAGTGCTGGTTGCTGAAATTCCGAAACATCTAGAAACGGTTCTTCAGTGAAAAAGTACCCCTTTTCTTTCCAATTTGATGTTAAAAACTCTCTATTAGCTAATAATCGTCCAGGTTGAATTTCTTTTAAAAAACAGTCGAGGTTTTCTTTAGTTTGGTAAACAAACAGAGTTTCGAAAGCACTTTTTATATCCGATTCCAATGTACTAAATATATCTTCATCCTTTTCTAAGATTACTTTGTTAGGTAAAGTTCTCTCATTTAGATGAAGTGCGGTAGCTAGCATACATATACTCTTTACTTGTTTTTGTCTAAAATGTAATATCCCTTGAGCTAAATACCCACCATAAGAAAAACCTATTAAAGAAAAGTTCTCATTAGGAAATACTTTATCTATAAAATCTAATATATTCAAAAGAATATCATCTGTTGAACTAAGTTTTTCATCAACAAGACTATTTCCGTGTGCAGGAATATCAATGTAAATTCTTCGGTACCCATTAATATTTTTGAAAATAGGTTCTATCCAAGCCTTCATAGCGCGGTGATCTGTTCCCAGAGAATGAAGGATTAATAATGGAGTACCTTCGCCCCTATCTTCATAATAAATACTTCCCATCCTAACTTTACAATTCATAATAGTCTTCTCCAATCTATATACGCAATAAAACAATTAAATATTTCAATCTTTTCTTCCACAAATGCTGCCTAGTTTTCGATTAAAAAAAATCCAGAGATCACCTTTCGATCTTCAACACTTGCCCCCTTTACTTGAAAACTCGAATTCGAGGTAATTACAATTTACAACAAATTGTTTGTAGCCTAAAACCAATGTGTAGATTCAAACTTGAAATTAGATTCTTCAAAAATGTATTTAACGCTTTCCAATAACTCTTCTGGAAATTCAACTTCCTCATAGTCCTTTATGAATCGAATTCCCATTATTTTATCCATCTCATTCAAGGAAGGTATCCCACTCACAGAATTAGCAATAAAGAAATGGCCGGTCCATTTAATTCCAGAAAACCAGTATGTTCCTTGGTGTATTTCATAAAGTTTGTTTACTTGGACACCAATCTCTTCTTTAACTTCCCGTTTTGCACATTGTAGTAGTGTTTCATCTGCTTCTCTTTTCCCGCTAGGAAAATTCCATAAGTTATCCCTGTCTTGAACTACTAAGATATTCCCCTCACTATCTTTGATCAACACACGTGAAAATGATTTGTTCATTAAAAAACTCCTTCATTGAAATCCTTATTGCAGATTAGCCCCCGTTTGCTTAATATGAAAGTAATTCAACCGCTGGATAGTTTTCGTCTAAAAGTTGATAACAAACTTTTCCACTCTTAATTGAATTATTGAATATTTGTCTGTTTGAATATCTATCTATTACCAAGTTTTCATCTGTATGTGGTTCTCCGTAAGGATATCTAATAAAATCCACACACGAAGATTCTTTAATGACCAACTTGTTGTAATTAAAAACTATTTTGTTTGGGTTCCATATTTTCAATTGTTCACCGGCATCAAATATGAATTGTAATATTCCATCATTGAAACTACATTCTATTACCTTATGGTAATTATCATAAGGTCTCCCAAACCACTTTCCATAGAAGCGTAATGTTCCTCCAGGTTTTACATCAAGATTAGTAATTGTATTACATAACTTCTCTGCCTTCAAAATAACACCCTCTAACCAAAATACTCTTATTTAACTAACCTGCACAGTTCTAGGATTAATAGAAAGCTAGAGATAACCTATCGATCCTCAGCTCTCGCCCCCTAATGTGGAAAACAATAAAGTTTCATTCTACACATTAACATTAGTGGTTTCTCTATGAGATAAATCCCCTTCTAATACAATTCTATATTTGTCTTGATTAAGTTCTACAATCGTTAAACTTGTATCGTGTATATTAGGAGGATCCCACAAATTTTCAATTGATGTGTTCTTGAAAATGGAAAACAAACATTTGATTACTACAGAATGTGTAACGACTAAAATATTTCCTGATTTATACTTCTTTTTAATATACTCTAGAAACTTAATTGCTCTCTTTCGTGTTTGTTCAAAGGTTTCTCCTCCAACAGGACTATATAGATGTGGTGTATTCCAGAAAGCATCTAACTCTAAGGGATACATTTCTTTAATTGATGAAAGTGTTTTACCTTCCCATTCTCCCATATTAATTTCCTTAAGACTCTCATCATAATATACAGGAATATCTCTTACTCCTTGTATCAATTCAGTTGTCCTCTTTGTCCTATTACTAGGACTTGTATATATCGCTGTTAATTCTACTTCATCAAGTCTCTTTCCTAAGCTTAGTGCATTTCTTTTTCTAATTTCGGTGAGATCAGAATCCAACCATCCTTGCATTCTTTTTTCAGTGTTCCAAACTGTTTCCCCATGCCTGGTAATATAGAGAGTTACCACAAGACTTCCCCCCGTATTAAATCTTTTCCTGTAAGAATTCTGGAAACTGGTTAGATTTCCTTCTTAAACTGAGTTCTCTTACCTCAAGAAAAGCGATTACCAATTTAGTAATCGCCCCCTATAATGGAATAATACTGTCTTGCAGGTTATTATCGCCTATATAAAAGATTGTTTAAGTAAGGATACCATTCTGCTTTCCCAAACTTAGCTTGCACAGCGTCTTCCACAATAATTGGTGCAACAGATTTCAATGTTGATAGATTCTTTATATCGGTTTCTGTTGCTTTTCTAATTATTCTCCCTCCAGAATCCATTACTGCATATCCCCCAATGGTTTCTGTAAGATAATTAGGTAATGTTAGCGTCTTCGGCAATTCTGCATTCCCTATTATTTCCCATTCACCATCTTCAAGTTTTATATTAACTGTATTAACCATTAATAAGATTGGATGATTTGAAAATTTTGAAATTGAATCGCCTTGTTTATATATGTAATCAAAAATAATATACACATCAGAAGTACAACCTTTCAAAGCAACTTGTCCAACACACATTAATTCTTGACTAACAGGTATTGTAAACAAATCACCAAGAGAAACTTTGAATTTCTTTTTTCGCCCCATTTACTTTTCCCCTTATAAAAAAAGAGCTTATTGCAGAATCCTGCCCAGTAGTTAGATATTAAATAAGAAGAGGCGTAATCCTTCTTAGATCAACGCCCCCTTTTCTTGAACAAGGAATAATTAAAATTCCGGATGATAATCTTCCTTTTACGATTCGTATATTCTCGACTTACTTCCCCAAGGATGATATCCATCGCCAATATATGTAAATCCATATTTCTCATAGTATCCAATGTGGTCAGTACAAAGATAGATCTTATTGTAGCCAATTTTTTTGGCATCAGCTTGAGCACGTAATAGCAGCTCTATACCTAGCGATTTACCACGTGAACTTTCTTCAATATAAAGAGCACATACCCAAGGCATTAAATCCATACGACTAATAAAATCATTGGTGATAAGACCTACGCAGCCAATAATCTTACCGGAGTCTATCATTAAATACCAAATAGGAAGAGGACTATCGGTATTTATACTGTTGGAAATACTGTCCTCATATACTTTTACACTATTTTCATTTGCCCACTTATTTTGAAAATATTTGATTGCTTTTTCTTTATACTCTGGATTTTCTCTTACACTAATAATTTGCATAATGACTTCACCAGTTTTCCTATATTGTTAATCCTAATTAAAGGATTACCCCCCCTTAACCTGAATAAATGTGGGGTATTATTGTTTATCCTTATTAATCTTTTTTCTTCTCTTAAATGAAAAAATAACAATAATTAATACAGGTAATAAAGCTGAAAACGTAAACAGCATTGCATCTATATCCAATTATTTCACCTCCATATATTTCTGGTTTTAAAAAATAGGTAAATTATTTCTTCCACAATGCTGCCCTCTTGCTTAATACCAATTATTTCAAATTAATGGATCTAACACAATCATTAATTTGATAAAAAAAGACATATCCTTACTTCGGACATGCCCCTTTTCTTGAAGATTCACGAGTTAATTTTTGTACCAATCTTTTTCAAATTTAAGATTCAATGATTCACCGAACTTGTATGCAAATTCAATAAATGCAGATCCCCGAGCAGTTATAACGTGTCCATCCTTTACAACTGGAGAATTTATATAGTTCTCTTCTATGAAAGTACCTAAAAACTTTCTTTGACCAGATGTTAAACCTGTTGTGTATTTTTTGTCATCTAATACGCCACTCATTGATAAAATGTATGGGGCACTAGAAATCGCACCTATTATTCTATTCTGATCATCAATCTTCTGTAAAAAGGAAGTAAGTTCACTGTGATTAACTAGATGCTCAAAATCATCGACTCCAGGAAGTACAACACTGTCAATTAATTCAATATTAACATTATTAATTGTTGCTTCGGGTAGACAGGGTAATCCTGCTTCCCCATTTACAACCTGTTTATCTAAGCCTATGTAAATAGTTCGTTTCCCACCTTGGTGTAAAACTGATAAAAGTACTGAAAGTTCATACTCACTAAATCTAGGGTAGAGCAATATCCCTGTATATTTCTCCATCTTCTCACCCAATCATTTACAACTTTTTCGAAAATCTGTTTCAATGAAAATATTTAAGGGCGTTATCTTTCTTAGATCAACGCCCCCTATAATGCAATTAAGATTTATTATATTTTATTCAAATAGTTGAGTAATTGCTCGATCTCTTTCTGATTTACATCTTTTACTAAAGCATTATTGAAGAGGTCATATGCTAACTTATCATTCTCCTTAAGCCAACTAAATGCTTTTCTGGGACCTAAATACCATAATCCTTTGAGTTCAAAATAGATTTCTAAGCTGTCCTTAAGCAACCAAAAAAACCTATAATTACCTTCAATATCACCTTTATTAGACCTTTTATACATCTTTTTAAGCCAACCCTTTAAGAATACCTTTTCATCTTCAGAGAGTTTTCTTGGACCGTTATTAAACACATTCTCGATCTCTAAAATGAAGTTTTCAGCAACTCTTTTATCATTTAATAGTATCTTACCCTTATTAACTCGTATAAATTGGTCTGTATTCTTCATTTCGCAAGTGTTATAAACCCATACATCTAATTGCTTTCCTTCAAACAACTCCACATCGTTTCTGCGGTCTATTTTATCTGAAAAACAAATAAGATCTACATCACTTTCTTGTGTATAATTCCCTGTATTGTAAGAACCATATAAAATAATTGTATGACAAATTATACTTCTCTTTTAAGTGTTTCTTCACCTTCTCCAAAAACATTTGTACTTTCATACCCCTCCCCAAAATTAACTTTTTCACTCATAGA
This Pseudalkalibacillus berkeleyi DNA region includes the following protein-coding sequences:
- a CDS encoding nucleotidyltransferase domain-containing protein; translation: MICHTIILYGSYNTGNYTQESDVDLICFSDKIDRRNDVELFEGKQLDVWVYNTCEMKNTDQFIRVNKGKILLNDKRVAENFILEIENVFNNGPRKLSEDEKVFLKGWLKKMYKRSNKGDIEGNYRFFWLLKDSLEIYFELKGLWYLGPRKAFSWLKENDKLAYDLFNNALVKDVNQKEIEQLLNYLNKI
- a CDS encoding DJ-1/PfpI family protein, translating into MEKYTGILLYPRFSEYELSVLLSVLHQGGKRTIYIGLDKQVVNGEAGLPCLPEATINNVNIELIDSVVLPGVDDFEHLVNHSELTSFLQKIDDQNRIIGAISSAPYILSMSGVLDDKKYTTGLTSGQRKFLGTFIEENYINSPVVKDGHVITARGSAFIEFAYKFGESLNLKFEKDWYKN